A stretch of the Gemmatirosa kalamazoonensis genome encodes the following:
- a CDS encoding ABC transporter permease — MLQTLARDLRFAGRMLRKTPVFTAIAVLVIALGTGAVTTIFSVANAVALRPLPGVSNADAVVEVHRALPDGTGDNWVSYPLYRFLRDGAATRPMADLAAWSFMPLTIDAGEESVAAQGAIVTGNYFGALGVRPALGRFFTPDEDGAPGAHPVVVISHGFWTTRLGADPRVIGRTVRVNGYAFTVVGVAPPRFGGVFALMRTDAWVPMAALPLLSPGNDLLTNPRPGWLQTFALVRSGVDRSVVQRELSRLVAQYAAEGNGPADDRRYTTVRLASLSGLPYDMHGRVLGFMALLLGASGLVLLIASINVAAMLLARAVARRRETAVRLALGATRGRLVRQLLTESLLLYVVGAAGGVLIALYATRLLARLPLSVSLPLAPDFAPDARVLAFALVLSLVTGVAFGLAPALQSARVGVSGRLRDDTAGAGSRRSTVQSLLIAGQMSVSFLLLVAAGLFLRALDRGRHVDLGFDTSNVAVAGFDLGMHEYDDAKGRLLLHALKDRIAQSPRVVAVSYARNLPLSGGNSVDLRIDGSPVPPANADGTPVRFEEVDAGYFETLQMPIVEGRGFIAADDERAARVAVVNQAFVRRFWPAGGSAIGRTFRRGSEAVTIVGVARDAKYWSLGEELRPFAYFAIGQAAARRRADHAELLVRTSGDAARLAPAIRAAVRELDPALPAPAVTTLSAETSGVLLPQRVGALVTAVMGAVGLLLAAVGLYGIVAYLVGQRAREIGVRMALGAGRRDVLRLVTGDGMRPVAVGLGIGLLLAVGTTRLLMSFLLGVSPLDVVTFAGGAAILIAVALAASWLPARRAAATDPVRALRAE; from the coding sequence ATGCTCCAGACCCTCGCGCGCGACCTGCGCTTCGCCGGCCGGATGCTTCGCAAGACGCCGGTCTTCACCGCCATCGCGGTGCTCGTCATCGCGTTAGGCACCGGTGCGGTGACGACGATCTTCAGCGTGGCGAACGCGGTCGCGCTGCGCCCACTCCCCGGCGTGTCGAACGCCGACGCGGTCGTCGAGGTGCACCGCGCGCTCCCCGACGGGACCGGCGACAACTGGGTGTCGTATCCGCTGTACCGGTTCCTCCGCGACGGCGCCGCGACGCGTCCGATGGCCGACCTCGCCGCCTGGTCGTTCATGCCGCTCACGATCGACGCCGGCGAGGAGAGCGTCGCCGCGCAGGGCGCCATCGTCACGGGCAACTACTTCGGAGCGCTGGGCGTGCGGCCGGCGCTCGGACGCTTCTTCACGCCGGACGAGGACGGCGCGCCCGGCGCGCACCCCGTCGTCGTGATCTCGCACGGCTTTTGGACGACGCGGCTCGGCGCCGATCCGCGGGTGATCGGCCGCACCGTGCGCGTGAACGGGTACGCGTTCACGGTCGTCGGCGTCGCGCCGCCGAGGTTCGGCGGGGTCTTCGCGCTCATGCGCACGGACGCGTGGGTGCCGATGGCCGCCCTGCCGCTGCTCTCGCCGGGCAACGACCTCCTCACCAACCCCCGTCCCGGGTGGCTCCAGACGTTCGCGCTCGTCCGCAGCGGCGTCGATCGGAGCGTGGTCCAGCGCGAGCTCTCGCGCCTCGTGGCGCAGTACGCCGCGGAGGGGAACGGGCCGGCCGACGACCGACGCTACACGACCGTGCGCCTCGCGTCGCTCTCGGGCCTGCCGTACGACATGCACGGCCGGGTCCTGGGATTCATGGCGCTGCTGCTCGGCGCGTCGGGACTCGTGCTGCTCATCGCCAGCATCAACGTCGCGGCGATGCTGCTGGCCCGCGCCGTCGCCCGCCGGCGCGAGACCGCCGTGCGCCTGGCGTTAGGCGCGACGCGCGGCCGCCTCGTTCGACAGCTGCTCACCGAGAGCCTGCTGCTTTACGTCGTCGGCGCCGCCGGCGGCGTGCTGATCGCGCTGTACGCGACGCGCCTGCTCGCGCGCCTCCCGCTCTCGGTGAGCCTGCCGCTGGCCCCCGACTTCGCGCCGGACGCGCGCGTGCTCGCGTTCGCGCTCGTCCTGTCGCTCGTCACCGGCGTCGCGTTCGGCCTCGCGCCGGCGCTGCAGTCGGCGCGCGTCGGCGTCAGCGGGCGGCTGCGCGACGATACGGCCGGCGCGGGCTCGCGGCGCTCCACCGTCCAGAGCCTGCTCATCGCCGGCCAGATGTCGGTGTCGTTCCTGCTGCTGGTCGCGGCAGGGCTGTTCCTGCGGGCGCTCGATCGTGGGCGTCACGTCGATCTCGGGTTCGACACGTCGAACGTCGCCGTCGCCGGGTTCGACCTCGGCATGCACGAATACGACGACGCGAAGGGGCGACTCCTCCTCCACGCGTTGAAGGACCGGATCGCGCAGTCGCCGCGCGTGGTCGCCGTCTCGTACGCGCGCAATCTCCCACTCAGCGGCGGCAACAGCGTGGATCTGCGAATCGACGGCTCGCCCGTGCCGCCGGCGAACGCGGACGGAACGCCGGTGCGCTTCGAGGAGGTCGACGCGGGATACTTCGAGACCCTGCAGATGCCGATCGTGGAGGGGCGCGGTTTCATCGCCGCCGACGACGAGCGCGCGGCGCGGGTGGCCGTGGTGAATCAGGCCTTCGTCCGCCGGTTCTGGCCGGCCGGCGGGAGCGCGATCGGGCGCACGTTCCGTCGCGGCAGTGAAGCGGTCACCATCGTCGGCGTCGCGCGCGACGCGAAGTACTGGTCGCTCGGCGAGGAGCTCCGGCCGTTCGCCTACTTCGCGATCGGGCAGGCCGCGGCGAGACGTCGCGCCGACCACGCCGAGCTCCTCGTGCGGACGAGCGGCGATGCGGCGCGCCTCGCACCGGCGATCCGCGCCGCCGTGCGGGAGCTCGACCCCGCGCTCCCCGCGCCGGCGGTGACGACGTTGAGCGCCGAGACCAGCGGCGTGCTTCTCCCGCAGCGAGTCGGCGCGCTCGTCACGGCGGTGATGGGCGCCGTCGGCCTGCTCCTCGCCGCCGTCGGGCTGTACGGCATCGTCGCCTACCTCGTCGGCCAGCGCGCGCGCGAGATCGGCGTGCGGATGGCGTTAGGCGCCGGCCGCCGCGACGTGCTGCGGCTCGTCACCGGCGACGGGATGCGGCCGGTGGCCGTCGGCCTGGGCATCGGGCTCCTGCTCGCGGTGGGCACCACGCGGCTCCTGATGTCGTTCCTGCTCGGCGTGAGCCCGCTCGACGTCGTCACGTTCGCCGGCGGCGCCGCGATCCTGATCGCGGTGGCGCTGGCGGCGAGCTGGCTGCCGGCGCGTCGCGCGGCGGCGACGGATCCGGTGCGGGCGCTGCGTGCGGAGTGA
- a CDS encoding thiamine pyrophosphate-binding protein, translating to MRGARAFGMFTGEQIASLLTDVGVTHVVTVPDSTLGTWYAAIERTSKLTLVRVCREGEAWGVAGGLYLGGATPLVMIQCTGLFESGDALRNVLHDWKLPVFALIGYRSYLDQSTLPGDTCLVFTEPVLDAWRIDYRLVTEPSQLDAIRAHYLACREARRPGAAVIAEGKA from the coding sequence GTGCGCGGGGCGCGAGCGTTCGGCATGTTCACCGGCGAGCAGATCGCGTCCCTCCTCACCGACGTCGGGGTCACCCACGTCGTCACGGTCCCCGACAGCACGCTCGGCACCTGGTACGCGGCGATCGAGCGCACCTCCAAGCTGACGCTCGTACGCGTCTGCCGCGAGGGGGAGGCGTGGGGCGTCGCGGGCGGCCTCTACCTCGGCGGCGCGACGCCGCTCGTCATGATCCAGTGCACCGGCCTGTTCGAGTCGGGCGACGCGTTGCGCAACGTGCTGCACGACTGGAAGCTGCCGGTGTTCGCGCTCATCGGCTATCGCAGCTACCTCGATCAGAGCACGCTCCCCGGCGATACGTGTCTCGTGTTCACGGAGCCGGTGCTCGACGCGTGGCGCATCGACTACCGCCTCGTCACCGAGCCGTCGCAGCTCGACGCGATCCGCGCGCACTACCTCGCGTGTCGCGAGGCGCGCCGCCCGGGCGCCGCAGTGATCGCGGAGGGCAAGGCGTGA
- a CDS encoding thiamine pyrophosphate-dependent enzyme yields MIALREALAALRDRRGDDDVVVTTMAAAREWMALGAHPLDLVLVPSSMGQATTFALGIALAQPHRRVIVCNGDGSMLMNLGSLVTIAEAAPANLVVLLFDNGVYEVTGAQPTPGAGRVDYAALARACGLGATHRFGDLAAWTTALPELLGARGPTFAVVDTVPEPGRPGPRSPGPAGERGERLREALAR; encoded by the coding sequence GTGATCGCGCTCCGTGAGGCGCTCGCCGCGCTCCGCGACCGGCGCGGCGACGACGACGTGGTGGTGACCACGATGGCCGCGGCGCGCGAGTGGATGGCGCTCGGCGCGCACCCGCTCGACCTCGTGCTCGTGCCGTCGAGCATGGGGCAGGCGACGACGTTCGCGCTCGGCATCGCGCTCGCGCAGCCGCACCGCCGCGTGATCGTGTGCAACGGCGACGGGTCGATGCTGATGAACCTCGGCTCGCTCGTCACGATCGCCGAGGCGGCGCCCGCGAACCTCGTGGTGCTGCTGTTCGACAACGGCGTGTACGAGGTGACCGGCGCGCAGCCCACGCCGGGCGCGGGGCGCGTGGACTACGCGGCGCTGGCGCGCGCGTGCGGCCTCGGCGCGACGCACCGGTTCGGCGATCTCGCCGCGTGGACGACGGCGCTGCCCGAACTGTTAGGCGCGCGCGGGCCGACGTTCGCGGTGGTCGACACGGTGCCGGAGCCGGGCCGCCCGGGCCCGCGCTCGCCGGGGCCGGCGGGGGAGCGTGGGGAGCGGCTGCGCGAGGCGCTCGCGCGGTGA
- the groL gene encoding chaperonin GroEL (60 kDa chaperone family; promotes refolding of misfolded polypeptides especially under stressful conditions; forms two stacked rings of heptamers to form a barrel-shaped 14mer; ends can be capped by GroES; misfolded proteins enter the barrel where they are refolded when GroES binds), translating to MAAKELHFNTEARAALKRGVDQLAEAVKVTLGPKGRNVVIDKKFGAPTVTKDGVTVAKEIELTDPLENMGAQMVKEVATKTSDNAGDGTTTATVLAQAIFREGLKNVTAGANPMALKRGIDKAVQAIIEELKKISVPTAGKKEIAQVGAISANNDKEIGDLIAEAMEKVGKDGVITVEEAKGLETTLEAKEGMLFDRGYLSPYFVTDPDKMEAVLEDAVILIHDKKISSMKDVLPVLEKVAQAGRPLLIIAEDVEGEALATLVVNKLRGTLRVVAVKAPGFGDRRKAMLQDVAVLTGGEVISEEVGFKLEGAELRQLGRAERIVVDKESTTIIDNAAGNKDAIQGRLREIKGAIEKSTSDYDKEKLQERLAKLAGGVAIINVGAATEAEMKEKKARVEDALHATRAAVEEGIVPGGGVALVRAQKALDALKLEDPDEQIGVQIVRRAVEAPLRTIVQNAGGEGSIVLSRVRGADEVAYGYNALTDTYEDLVQAGVIDPTKVTRMALQNAASIASLLLTTEATIVERKQKAAAGAGQGAGDGMGGMGGMGGMY from the coding sequence ATGGCTGCGAAGGAACTGCATTTCAACACCGAGGCGCGCGCGGCGCTCAAGCGCGGCGTCGACCAGCTCGCCGAGGCGGTGAAGGTCACGCTCGGGCCGAAGGGCCGGAACGTCGTCATCGACAAGAAGTTCGGCGCCCCCACCGTGACTAAGGACGGCGTCACGGTCGCGAAGGAGATCGAGCTGACCGATCCGCTCGAGAACATGGGCGCCCAGATGGTGAAGGAGGTCGCGACGAAGACCAGCGACAACGCCGGTGACGGCACCACGACGGCGACCGTGCTCGCCCAGGCGATCTTCCGCGAGGGCCTGAAGAACGTGACGGCCGGCGCGAACCCGATGGCGCTGAAGCGCGGCATCGACAAGGCCGTGCAGGCGATCATCGAGGAGCTCAAGAAGATCTCCGTCCCCACCGCCGGCAAGAAGGAGATCGCGCAGGTCGGCGCCATCTCGGCGAACAACGACAAGGAGATCGGTGACCTCATCGCCGAGGCGATGGAGAAGGTCGGCAAGGACGGCGTCATCACGGTCGAGGAAGCGAAGGGCCTCGAGACGACGCTCGAAGCCAAGGAAGGCATGCTCTTTGACCGCGGCTATCTCTCGCCGTACTTCGTCACGGATCCGGACAAGATGGAGGCCGTCCTCGAGGACGCCGTCATCCTGATCCACGACAAGAAGATCTCCTCGATGAAAGACGTGCTGCCCGTGCTCGAGAAGGTCGCGCAGGCGGGCCGCCCGCTGCTCATCATCGCCGAGGACGTCGAGGGCGAGGCGCTCGCCACGCTGGTCGTCAACAAGCTGCGCGGCACGCTGCGCGTGGTCGCGGTGAAGGCGCCGGGCTTCGGTGATCGCCGCAAGGCGATGCTGCAGGACGTCGCCGTCCTCACCGGCGGCGAGGTCATCTCCGAGGAAGTCGGCTTCAAGCTGGAGGGCGCCGAGCTGCGGCAGCTCGGCCGGGCCGAGCGGATCGTGGTGGACAAGGAGAGCACGACGATCATCGACAACGCCGCGGGCAACAAGGACGCCATCCAGGGACGCCTCAGAGAGATCAAGGGCGCGATCGAGAAGAGCACGTCGGACTACGACAAGGAGAAGCTGCAGGAGCGGCTGGCGAAGCTCGCCGGCGGCGTCGCCATCATCAACGTCGGCGCGGCGACCGAGGCGGAGATGAAGGAGAAGAAGGCCCGCGTCGAGGACGCGCTGCACGCGACCCGCGCGGCCGTCGAAGAGGGCATCGTCCCGGGCGGCGGCGTCGCGCTCGTGCGCGCGCAGAAGGCGCTCGATGCGCTGAAGCTCGAAGACCCCGACGAGCAGATCGGCGTGCAGATCGTCAGGCGCGCGGTCGAGGCGCCGCTGCGCACCATCGTGCAGAACGCGGGCGGCGAGGGCTCGATCGTGCTCTCCCGCGTGCGCGGGGCCGACGAGGTCGCGTACGGCTACAACGCGCTCACGGACACGTACGAGGACCTCGTGCAGGCGGGCGTCATCGACCCGACGAAGGTCACGCGCATGGCGCTCCAGAACGCGGCGTCGATCGCGAGCCTGCTGCTCACCACCGAGGCAACGATCGTCGAGCGGAAGCAGAAGGCGGCCGCCGGCGCGGGCCAGGGTGCCGGCGACGGCATGGGGGGCATGGGCGGCATGGGCGGCATGTACTGA
- the groES gene encoding co-chaperone GroES, giving the protein MARKLAPLADRVVIKATDEAEQRRGGLFIPDTAKEKPQQGEIIAAGPGKFDEKGGQRIPMDVKVGDKVLYGKYSGTEVTIDGEPYLILRESDVLAIVG; this is encoded by the coding sequence CTGGCGCGCAAGCTCGCGCCCCTCGCCGACCGCGTGGTCATCAAGGCGACCGACGAGGCGGAGCAGCGGCGCGGCGGCCTCTTCATCCCGGATACCGCGAAGGAGAAGCCGCAGCAGGGGGAGATCATCGCCGCCGGCCCGGGCAAGTTCGACGAGAAGGGCGGCCAGCGGATCCCGATGGACGTCAAGGTCGGCGACAAGGTGCTCTACGGGAAGTACAGCGGCACCGAGGTCACCATCGACGGCGAGCCGTACCTGATCCTCCGCGAGTCCGACGTGCTCGCGATCGTCGGCTGA
- a CDS encoding B12-binding domain-containing radical SAM protein: protein MRDLPLLTDAASASTPAASPADHPTLEGRRRGLLLYPEFPSSSFWSYRSIMPMVGAKAAFPPLGLLTFAALMPESWSFELIDLNVRRPPDAELRARIAGADAVFVSAMSVQKRSLLRVLEGAGRGLDTPWVLGGPYASSFRDEILDPHTASDEVLHRGLDLLVWGEGGQWTATIDRVLRSAEGCRHSDGRPTLLIPAAIAAQEPGSRKMLNDRSIFRELDTTPPPRWDLIDVRDYRAMMVQTTVGCRFRCDFCDIIQFNGGFTRPKTLASVRQELSALHALGYRGGIFTVDDNFVGNPDAITAILHEMIAFQREHGYPFSFYTQASLDLGSPKLAHLLPLMRQAGFEQVFLGIENPDPAALNAMNKKQNVKADIPGTVAAIQGAGIEVMAGFIFGGDADTPATADRIAAFAERAAIPTAMAGMLTPIPHTPLTERLRAEGRLLPSEFSSSNVTDEVQFVPHGMTVAEMRSGYDAMLRRLFAPGATHRRSAALLERLQPHVFHARHGRRADLRAALRSLWRQGVASASRPAYVRLLWTAARLDRNRFLGAGRAAREIQRRLHAHDRGRAIAPEREAAELLALVDHACDAMVRAGSERALDDVAGWAAGLRERITGGRVTPDDLRSLSHWGLEYFALQRKLHRFPGAYVEKAFNLAIKGLHYETVMRGIASSA from the coding sequence GTGCGCGACCTGCCCTTGCTCACCGACGCCGCGTCGGCGTCGACGCCCGCCGCCTCGCCGGCCGACCATCCGACGCTGGAGGGGCGCCGGCGCGGCCTGCTCCTCTACCCCGAGTTCCCGAGCAGCTCCTTCTGGAGCTACCGGTCCATCATGCCGATGGTCGGCGCGAAGGCGGCGTTCCCGCCGCTCGGACTGCTCACGTTCGCGGCCCTCATGCCGGAGAGCTGGTCGTTCGAGCTGATCGACCTGAACGTCCGGCGCCCCCCCGACGCGGAGCTGCGCGCGCGGATCGCCGGCGCCGACGCCGTGTTCGTGAGCGCGATGTCGGTGCAGAAGCGATCGCTGCTCCGCGTGCTGGAGGGTGCGGGGCGCGGGCTCGACACGCCGTGGGTGCTCGGCGGCCCGTACGCGTCGAGCTTCCGCGACGAGATCCTCGACCCCCACACGGCGTCCGACGAGGTGCTCCACCGCGGGCTCGACCTCCTCGTGTGGGGCGAGGGCGGCCAGTGGACCGCGACGATCGACCGGGTGCTGCGCAGCGCCGAGGGGTGCCGCCACTCGGACGGACGGCCGACGCTGCTCATCCCCGCCGCCATCGCCGCGCAGGAGCCGGGGTCGCGGAAGATGCTCAACGACCGCTCGATCTTCCGCGAGCTCGACACCACGCCGCCGCCGCGGTGGGATCTGATCGACGTGCGCGACTACCGCGCGATGATGGTGCAGACCACCGTCGGCTGTCGGTTCCGCTGCGACTTCTGCGACATCATCCAGTTCAATGGCGGCTTCACGCGGCCGAAGACGCTGGCGTCGGTGCGCCAGGAGCTCTCGGCGCTCCACGCGCTCGGCTACCGCGGCGGGATCTTCACGGTCGACGACAACTTCGTCGGCAACCCGGACGCGATCACGGCGATCCTGCACGAGATGATCGCGTTCCAGCGCGAGCACGGGTACCCGTTCTCGTTCTACACGCAGGCGAGCCTGGACCTCGGGTCGCCGAAGCTGGCGCACCTGCTGCCGCTGATGCGGCAGGCCGGATTCGAGCAGGTGTTCCTCGGGATCGAGAATCCCGACCCGGCGGCGTTGAACGCGATGAACAAGAAGCAGAACGTGAAGGCCGACATCCCCGGCACGGTGGCCGCGATCCAGGGCGCGGGGATCGAGGTCATGGCGGGATTCATCTTCGGCGGCGACGCGGACACCCCCGCGACGGCCGATCGCATCGCGGCGTTCGCCGAGCGGGCCGCGATCCCGACCGCGATGGCCGGCATGCTGACGCCGATCCCGCACACGCCGCTCACGGAGCGGCTGCGTGCCGAGGGTCGACTGCTGCCGAGCGAGTTCTCCAGCAGCAACGTGACCGACGAGGTGCAGTTCGTTCCACACGGGATGACGGTCGCCGAGATGCGGTCGGGCTACGACGCGATGCTGCGACGCCTGTTCGCCCCCGGCGCGACGCACCGCCGCTCCGCGGCGCTCCTCGAGCGGCTGCAACCGCACGTGTTCCACGCCCGCCACGGGCGCCGCGCGGATCTCCGGGCAGCGCTCCGCTCGCTGTGGCGGCAGGGGGTGGCGAGCGCTTCGCGGCCCGCCTACGTCCGCCTGCTGTGGACCGCGGCCCGGCTGGACAGGAACCGATTCCTCGGCGCCGGGCGGGCGGCGCGCGAGATCCAGCGTCGTCTCCACGCGCACGATCGGGGCAGGGCCATCGCGCCCGAGCGCGAGGCCGCCGAGCTCCTGGCGCTGGTTGACCACGCGTGCGACGCGATGGTGCGCGCCGGATCGGAGCGCGCCCTGGACGACGTCGCGGGCTGGGCCGCGGGGCTGCGCGAGCGGATCACCGGCGGCCGCGTGACGCCGGACGACCTGCGGTCGCTGTCGCACTGGGGCCTGGAGTACTTCGCCCTGCAGCGGAAGCTGCACCGGTTCCCGGGCGCGTACGTGGAGAAGGCGTTCAACCTCGCCATCAAGGGGCTGCACTACGAGACCGTGATGCGCGGGATCGCCTCGTCGGCGTAG